One Rissa tridactyla isolate bRisTri1 chromosome 1, bRisTri1.patW.cur.20221130, whole genome shotgun sequence DNA segment encodes these proteins:
- the CCDC169 gene encoding coiled-coil domain-containing protein 169 has product MLEISIFELRNTVTELEKRLSSVEDEGNEWKTRYETQVELNKQLERQINILQEKMELIRGNPAGRNDKLSIVRSFDQMPVGSLKEVLKQLEEEKRSLQNQLKDYELRLEQEAKAYHKANDERRMYLSEILQTSATLKIVERQKPDALTCKGENKILRCLLLEKDVETLYIVVRVCKVLSVHCSKEQGEKEGDTVFQETRRWLILKKD; this is encoded by the exons ATGCTTGAAATCTCAATATTTGAACTGAGAAACACGgtaacagaactggaaaaaagacTTAGCAGTGTTGAAGATGAAG gtaATGAATGGAAAACCAGATATGAGACACAAGTAGAATTGAACAAACAGCTGGAAAGGCAAATTAATATTCTTCAAGAGAAGATGGAGCTTATTCGTGGCAATCCAGCAGGTAGAAATG ATAAATTGTCCATTGTTCGCAGCTTTGATCAAATGCCTGTG GGTTCCTTAAAGGAGGTTCTTAAACAActagaagaagagaagagaagtctccagaaTCAGCTAAAAGACTACGAACTTAGACTGGAACAGGAAGCAAAG gcTTACCACAAAGCTAATGATGAGCGGCGCATGTACCTCTCTGAGATCTtacag ACCTCAGCTACACTTAAAATTGTTGAAAGGCAAAAACCAGATGCTCTGACATGCAAGGGAGAAAACAAGATACTGAG A TGCCTATTACTTGAGAAAGACGTTGAAACCCTGTATATTGTTGTTAGAGTATGTAAAGTGCTGTCTGTCCACTGTAGTAAAGAACAGGGAGAGAA AGAGGGAGATACAGTGTTCCAGGAAACACGAAGATGGTTAATCCTCAAAAAGGATTGA